From a region of the Pochonia chlamydosporia 170 chromosome Unknown PCv3seq00015, whole genome shotgun sequence genome:
- a CDS encoding transposase-like protein (similar to Beauveria bassiana ARSEF 2860 XP_008602358.1): MSSIGDLSGSASGCNSRPDDSDLNLATSFSAASSSSNPSASRHKTSPIWQHCRLEEGRNIPAAWVDSNGRRWWHCQPCFDRKKRDKKYNCSGGSSTIIDHLRKQHGIVLSKRQDIHREATESRLGDISSFLSKETLTSTKRRKVTAEEDTLDQATLRELYCRYTVACSLPFAQVEHPAFRDLIRYLRPAADDLLPRSGDTVKTDLQWGYDNKKDIPDNWTSPNGLGVIGFTVQFVTEDHGLQSLVVRIKELEGEHSGEHMAEAIMEFIREYGIATKVGYFMMDNVSNMNTMIDKVSDELEREFDVFYDTLPHRLRCTGHIMNLAVMEFLIGKRPRTTGSYGGPSEEEIEEWRKRGAIGKLHNIVVYVTWTTRGFKRLLFSPMASGYGVTMTLVGIHEPALQEDTLTPSDWVTLAEIHKFLEPFHDATMANEGVQNSIADVLPTMDYLLHHIEAAREATTIPHLATMMETAWAKLADYYELTEDSPVYSAATVLNPSFKWAYMEKTWEDKTEWIERAKSRVGQLWRESYKSTSSLPVLRRGSAEEPTTRRLNGYKMWMNEQKATIFNTDDDEYEVYCREPVVMTPDPLKWWLEVAQRRRFPSLSLMAIDILSIAAMSSGTERLFSKLKLTVTDQRGAIDAETLNIVECLRSWDSSALIVPSDCRYVDAASGFNHSDALGREESGGGLDTVEIA; encoded by the exons ATGTCTTCTATCGGCGATCTCTCGGGGAGTGCTTCTGGCTGCAATAGCCGTCCGGATGATTCTGACCTCAACTTAGCCACTTCTTTTTCAGCagcttcctcatcttcaaatCCTAGCGCCTCCCGCCACAAGACATCCCCTATCTGGCAACATTGTCGACTAGAAGAGGGTAGAAATATACCGGCTGCCTGGGTCGATTCCAACGGAAGgagatggtggcattgcCAACCCTGCTTCGacaggaagaaaagagacaaGAAGTACAACTGCTCTGGTGGATCGTCCACTATCATCGATCATCTGCGTAAACAGCATGGAATTGTGCTCTCTAAGAGGCAAGACATCCACCGGGAAGCGACAGAAAGCCGCCTTGGAGACATTAGTTCCTTCTTGAGCAAAGAAACCCTGACCTCTACCAAGAGACGCAAGGTGACAGCAGAGGAGGATACGCTTGACCAAGCCACTCTGCGCGAACTATACTGCCGCTACACGGTAGCTTGCAGTCTGCCTTTTGCTCAGGTCGAACATCCGGCCTTTCGTGACTTGATCCGCTATCTTCGTCCGGCTGCCGATGATCTCCTTCCAAGGTCAGGCGATACAGTTAAGACCGACTTACAATGGGGCTATGACAACAAGAAGGA TATTCCTGACAATTGGACTTCGCCGAATGGTTTGGGGGTCATTGGTTTCACAGTTCAATTCGTAACGGAAGATCACGGTTTACAATCGCTTGTGGTGAGGATTAAGGAGCTGGAAGGAGAACACAGCGGAGAACACATGgccgaagccatcatggagttCATACGAGAATACGGTATCGCCACAAAAGTTGGAtacttcatgatggacaatgtTAGCAACATGAACACCATGATTGACAAGGTCTCTGACGAACTGGAGCGAGAGTTTGATGTTTTCTACGACACTCTTCCCCATCGGCTTCGCTGTACCGGCCACATCATGAACCTGGCCGTGATGGAATTTCTCATAGGAAAACGGCCGCGGACGACAGGCTCCTATGGTGGGCCATCCGaagaggagattgaggaatGGAGAAAGCGAGGGGCGATAGGAAAGCTTCATAATATCGTGGTCTATGTCACTTGGACCACCAGAGGCTTCAAACGTTTACTGTTCTCACCGATGGCCTCAGGCTACGGCGTGACAATGACACTCGTTGGAATTCATG AGCCTGCTCTACAAGAGGATACCCTGACTCCGTCTGATTGGGTAACTTTGGCCGAGATTCACAAGTTTCTGGAACCATTCCACGACGCGACAATGGCCAACGAGGGCGTTCAAAATTCCATCGCCGACGTTCTCCCCACCATGGATTATCTCCTACACCACATCGAGGCCGCCAGGGaggccaccaccatcccccACTTGGCTacaatgatggagactgcTTGGGCCAAACTGGCCGACTACTACGAATTGACAGAAGACTCTCCAGTCTATTCAGCAGCCACAGTCTTAAACCCTTCTTTCAAGTGGGCATACATGGAGAAGACTTGGGAAGACAAGACGGAATGGATTGAGAGAGCTAAATCTCGGGTAGGGCAGCTGTGGAGGGAATCGTACAAATCAACTTCTTCCTTGCCGGTTCTTCGACGAGGCTCAGCAGAGGAGCCAACTACGAGGCGACTAAATGGGTACAAAATGTGGATGAATGAGCAGAAGGCGACGATTTTCAACACGGACGATGACGAGTACGAAGTGTACTGTCGTGAGCCTGTTGTGATGACGCCGGACCCGCTGAAATGGTGGCTGGAGGTGGCCCAGCGAAGACGATTCCCTAGCttgtcattgatggccaTCGACATTCTTTCTATCGCAGCTATGTCTTCTGGGACAGAGCGACTCTTTTCTAAATTAAAACTTACGGTAACCGATCAGCGAGGAGCTATAGACGCTGAAACTTTAAATATCGTGGAATGCCTACGTTCCTGGGACAGCAGCGCCTTGATAGTCCCATCAGAT TGTCGCTATGTCGATGCGGCTTCCGGGTTTAATCACTCTGATGCATTGGGACGCGAGGAGAGCGGTGGGGGATTAGACACAGTGGAGATAGCCTAG